In Blautia sp. SC05B48, a single genomic region encodes these proteins:
- a CDS encoding WYL domain-containing protein: MTKEFEGSGHGKKKNQKMKPFLVYQYLMRHTDENHVITGEDICSAMADIYGIEAERRGIYRDIDEINKAILAFEEEIPMEEAEEMIEEDDSLKNIIFDKHQKGFCMQQRHYDYTDIQLLVESVYVSKYLSEPQAERLIKILCEFVSEFQEKKIRHNAILTDRVKTNNPDVLNNIEKIDAAMSKENKHVPEKISFKYLKYSISNLNQQVERRHGSRYEVSPYALLINDGNYYLLAYNDYIKGLRTYRVDRMKDVKLLGIEREGKEVFNKINLKNYTQRVFSMFGGEQERITIQFINSLLDAVVDRFGKKGMLYNVVDDKHFSITAPVEISDQFYGWVLGFGNKAKILKSQKVVDGFTEYLDKIRKTYES; encoded by the coding sequence ATGACAAAAGAATTTGAAGGTTCGGGACATGGAAAAAAGAAAAATCAGAAGATGAAGCCATTTCTTGTGTATCAATATCTTATGAGACACACAGACGAAAATCACGTAATTACTGGTGAAGATATTTGTTCTGCAATGGCTGATATTTACGGCATTGAAGCAGAACGAAGAGGCATTTACAGAGACATTGACGAAATAAATAAAGCTATCCTTGCTTTTGAGGAAGAGATTCCAATGGAAGAAGCAGAAGAAATGATTGAAGAAGATGACAGCTTGAAAAATATCATTTTCGATAAGCACCAAAAGGGATTCTGTATGCAGCAGAGGCATTATGATTATACAGACATTCAGCTTTTGGTTGAAAGTGTCTATGTTTCAAAATATCTGTCTGAACCGCAGGCAGAACGCTTGATAAAAATTCTATGTGAATTTGTCAGTGAGTTCCAAGAGAAGAAAATACGTCACAACGCCATTCTGACAGACAGAGTAAAAACGAATAACCCTGATGTTTTGAATAATATCGAAAAAATAGATGCTGCAATGAGTAAAGAGAATAAACACGTTCCCGAAAAAATCAGCTTTAAATATCTGAAATATTCCATTAGCAATCTGAATCAGCAGGTGGAAAGACGGCATGGCAGCAGGTATGAGGTCAGTCCCTATGCACTTCTAATCAATGATGGAAACTATTACCTTTTGGCTTATAATGATTATATAAAGGGCTTGCGGACGTATCGTGTTGACAGAATGAAAGATGTAAAACTCCTTGGAATTGAACGAGAGGGAAAAGAAGTCTTTAATAAAATCAATCTCAAAAATTATACACAGAGAGTTTTTTCTATGTTCGGCGGCGAACAAGAAAGAATCACAATTCAGTTTATCAATTCTCTTTTGGATGCGGTTGTTGACAGATTCGGAAAGAAAGGAATGCTTTACAATGTGGTAGATGATAAGCATTTCAGCATTACTGCACCTGTTGAAATCAGCGACCAGTTTTATGGTTGGGTTCTTGGCTTTGGAAACAAGGCTAAGATTTTAAAGTCTCAGAAGGTTGTTGATGGATTTACAGAGTATTTGGATAAGATCAGAAAGACATATGAGAGTTGA
- a CDS encoding ribbon-helix-helix protein, CopG family, giving the protein MIRYEKRTKHGEDGSRVITVRLKEDILASLDQLAADSNYSRNELINIILRHGIENIKIE; this is encoded by the coding sequence GTGATACGATATGAAAAACGAACAAAGCATGGCGAAGATGGCAGCAGGGTTATCACAGTCAGATTGAAGGAAGATATTTTAGCATCTTTAGACCAACTTGCCGCAGACAGCAATTATTCAAGGAATGAATTGATAAATATTATTTTAAGACATGGAATTGAAAATATAAAAATTGAATGA
- a CDS encoding Ig-like domain-containing protein, protein MKRLKKTSIILLMCMLLSVIVMPVSASAAKLNKKSISLNIGKTYILKATGTKGKITWTSSKKSVATVSSKGVVKAKKKGTAVITAKYGKNKKLTCKVTVKQPVKSIKLNKTSATLKKGSSLTLKAAVAPSSANNKAVTWSSSNKKVATVSSKGVVKAVGNGTATITVKAKDGSGKKATCKITVGTTNTPSNNTPTHTSIIGVKLNLGMINVVYGNHELHSKIDLTGDGNADQLDLQATGTGWSDNKFNGTLSISVNGKNAQKFALLSDNVCISYIALKNNIQIIRVQSGYSYSEDDFFIQYNKATNKFQTVLNEKLGGFSHAYTTLDDIAFNGNNTIKIKYLIQPYLTGAVNVEYTYVYSNGIFKRVSDTAAATSLYYKDKSKLTSEYYQDGYQNYFYDNKFVAMKNLVFYSSPSGKTNFTLKKGAVATLEGFCSKDNNNYMIFKYNGQRGYIKLGGNQKDSFYGVSKRMVG, encoded by the coding sequence ATGAAGAGATTAAAAAAAACATCAATAATATTATTGATGTGCATGTTACTAAGTGTGATTGTAATGCCAGTTTCAGCAAGTGCGGCAAAGCTGAACAAAAAGAGTATTTCCCTTAATATTGGAAAAACTTACATTTTGAAAGCAACAGGAACAAAGGGAAAAATTACTTGGACAAGCAGTAAAAAAAGTGTAGCAACAGTATCCTCAAAAGGCGTTGTAAAAGCTAAGAAAAAGGGAACTGCGGTAATTACTGCGAAATATGGAAAAAACAAAAAACTTACCTGCAAAGTTACTGTTAAGCAGCCAGTAAAAAGCATAAAGCTGAATAAAACATCGGCTACACTTAAAAAGGGAAGTTCTCTTACTTTAAAGGCAGCAGTAGCACCAAGCAGCGCTAACAATAAAGCAGTTACTTGGAGTTCAAGCAATAAAAAAGTAGCAACAGTATCTTCTAAAGGTGTTGTGAAAGCTGTTGGAAATGGAACTGCCACAATTACAGTGAAAGCGAAAGATGGAAGTGGGAAGAAAGCAACTTGTAAAATTACGGTAGGAACAACGAATACACCATCTAATAACACTCCAACTCATACGTCTATTATTGGAGTAAAGCTGAATTTAGGTATGATAAATGTTGTCTATGGAAATCATGAATTACATTCCAAAATTGATCTGACAGGAGACGGAAATGCAGATCAGCTTGATCTCCAAGCCACAGGAACTGGATGGTCTGATAATAAATTTAATGGCACGTTATCAATATCTGTAAATGGAAAAAATGCACAGAAGTTTGCATTATTGAGTGATAATGTTTGTATTTCCTATATAGCATTAAAAAATAATATTCAGATAATACGAGTTCAAAGTGGTTATTCATATTCCGAAGATGATTTCTTTATTCAATATAATAAAGCAACTAATAAATTTCAAACAGTATTAAATGAAAAATTGGGTGGTTTTTCACATGCTTACACCACACTTGATGATATTGCATTTAATGGAAATAATACGATCAAAATAAAATACTTAATTCAACCATATCTTACAGGCGCAGTTAATGTGGAATATACTTATGTGTATTCAAATGGTATATTTAAAAGAGTGTCTGATACAGCCGCTGCAACTTCTTTATATTACAAAGACAAGAGTAAATTAACCTCAGAGTATTATCAGGATGGTTACCAAAATTATTTTTATGACAACAAATTTGTAGCAATGAAAAATCTTGTTTTTTATAGTTCTCCAAGTGGGAAAACTAACTTTACTCTAAAAAAAGGTGCTGTTGCTACTTTAGAGGGATTTTGTTCAAAAGACAATAATAACTATATGATTTTCAAATACAATGGGCAGAGAGGATATATCAAGTTAGGTGGCAATCAGAAAGATTCTTTTTACGGAGTTTCCAAAAGGATGGTAGGTTAG
- a CDS encoding MATE family efflux transporter, translating into MQEEIFEKYPIPKAYFKLALPVVFSMVISLVYNMVDTYFIAGTGNTDLVAGVALGSPIFTLMIALGDIFGLGGSSFISRLFGEKRYEDAKRISVFSFYGAIVSGVAVAAVLMIFRSLVLGLLGASEATWEYASQYYTCIALGAPFIIVALTPSNQLRTEGFATASMVGSVLGAVVNIILDPIMIFVLGWGAAGAATATVIGNVCTDIFFVWFLIKKSKNLSVDPRGFHISRSEIGAVFAIGIPASITNLMQSIGIALTNRALLGFGDDKVAAMGIVMKINMIAALVLVGFAFGGQPLTGYNYGARNRTRLKATLKFAYLLEGGMALVLMAVLGFFAPQMVKIFMSDPSVVENGALMLRLQLAGMLCMGIVLISTCTFQSAGQAMGAFLLSVSRQGVVFAVVLMIALKVAGYHGVLASQAISDFLTAVLAVVLVWRWWKKVDF; encoded by the coding sequence ATGCAGGAAGAAATTTTTGAAAAGTATCCTATACCAAAGGCATATTTTAAGCTGGCACTTCCGGTTGTGTTCAGTATGGTTATCTCACTTGTTTATAATATGGTGGATACGTATTTTATTGCAGGAACCGGCAATACGGATCTGGTGGCGGGGGTTGCCCTTGGATCGCCGATCTTTACGCTGATGATCGCGCTGGGAGATATTTTTGGACTTGGCGGCAGTTCTTTTATTTCCAGGCTTTTTGGAGAAAAAAGATACGAGGACGCAAAGCGGATCAGCGTATTCAGCTTTTATGGCGCGATCGTCAGCGGTGTTGCAGTTGCGGCTGTACTGATGATCTTCAGAAGTCTGGTATTGGGACTTCTGGGTGCAAGCGAGGCCACCTGGGAGTATGCGTCACAGTATTATACCTGTATTGCACTGGGTGCGCCGTTTATCATTGTTGCGCTGACACCGTCCAATCAGTTACGAACAGAAGGATTTGCGACGGCTTCGATGGTTGGTTCTGTACTTGGCGCAGTTGTAAACATTATTCTGGATCCGATCATGATCTTTGTACTGGGCTGGGGTGCGGCCGGCGCAGCTACAGCGACCGTGATCGGAAATGTTTGTACCGATATTTTCTTTGTATGGTTTCTTATTAAAAAGAGCAAAAATCTTTCTGTGGATCCCAGGGGATTTCACATTTCCAGGTCGGAGATCGGAGCGGTTTTTGCCATTGGTATTCCGGCTTCTATTACTAATCTGATGCAGAGCATCGGAATTGCGCTGACAAACCGAGCGTTGCTGGGATTTGGTGACGATAAGGTTGCAGCTATGGGAATCGTTATGAAAATTAATATGATCGCTGCGTTGGTCCTGGTTGGTTTTGCCTTTGGTGGACAGCCGCTGACCGGATACAATTACGGCGCGAGAAACCGCACAAGGTTGAAAGCAACTTTGAAGTTTGCATATCTTCTTGAGGGAGGAATGGCGCTTGTACTGATGGCGGTACTTGGATTTTTTGCCCCGCAGATGGTAAAGATCTTTATGAGCGATCCTTCCGTTGTGGAAAATGGCGCGCTGATGCTTCGGCTGCAGCTGGCGGGAATGTTGTGTATGGGAATCGTGCTGATCAGCACCTGTACGTTTCAGTCTGCAGGACAGGCTATGGGAGCTTTTCTGTTATCAGTGAGCAGACAGGGAGTGGTCTTTGCGGTTGTACTGATGATCGCTCTTAAGGTGGCAGGGTATCATGGCGTTCTGGCTTCTCAGGCAATCTCGGATTTCCTTACGGCAGTGCTGGCGGTGGTGCTGGTATGGCGCTGGTGGAAAAAAGTGGATTTCTAA
- the trmB gene encoding tRNA (guanosine(46)-N7)-methyltransferase TrmB, whose protein sequence is MRLRNIPGAKDAILDCEWVIDEPERFKGKWNEVFGVKRPLFLEVGMGKGRFLMDMARLHLERNFVGIEMYDSVLLRALQKREELEAAGEEFSNLVFIRVDARLLPEIFEKDEVDGIYLNFSDPWPKARHAKRRLTSKEFLARYEKILKKEGTVEFKTDNRGLFEFSLEEVRDSDWNLEVCTFDLHHDEELVKGNVMTEYEEKFSSMGNPICKMVIRQK, encoded by the coding sequence ATGAGATTACGAAATATTCCGGGTGCTAAGGATGCTATTTTGGATTGTGAGTGGGTAATTGATGAGCCGGAGAGGTTTAAAGGAAAGTGGAATGAGGTTTTTGGAGTGAAGAGACCGCTTTTTCTGGAAGTTGGTATGGGGAAGGGGCGTTTTCTGATGGATATGGCAAGACTTCATCTGGAGAGAAATTTTGTGGGAATTGAGATGTATGACAGTGTGCTTCTTCGGGCGCTACAGAAGAGAGAGGAACTGGAAGCGGCAGGAGAGGAGTTTTCCAATCTTGTTTTTATCAGGGTGGATGCAAGATTGCTGCCGGAGATTTTTGAGAAGGATGAGGTTGATGGGATCTATCTGAATTTTTCGGATCCGTGGCCGAAGGCGCGTCATGCAAAGAGAAGACTTACGTCCAAGGAATTTCTGGCAAGATATGAGAAGATTTTGAAAAAAGAAGGAACTGTAGAGTTTAAGACAGATAACCGTGGTCTGTTTGAGTTTTCCCTGGAAGAGGTTAGGGATTCCGATTGGAATCTGGAGGTGTGTACCTTTGATCTTCATCATGATGAGGAGCTGGTGAAGGGAAATGTCATGACGGAATATGAGGAGAAGTTTTCTTCTATGGGAAATCCGATCTGTAAAATGGTGATCAGACAGAAATAG
- a CDS encoding V0D/AC39 family V-type ATPase subunit yields the protein MGSVLSYSGLSTKIRAMQSRLVTDEQLEEIVQLPNVPQVTAYLKRTPEYQNIWSGLDENDLHRGQIEKLLKKSIFLNFSRLYHFANQEQRTFLSLYSRRYEIRVLKEIMTNLFDHRDTDPVDISPYRDFFRHHSKLDIDRLAACTNMDEFIAALKGNDFFIPLSQVNERGNATLFDFGMALDLSYFSQIWNVRKKLFKGNDLKQITRAYGEKFDMLNLQFIQRSKRCFQMEPAAIYALLVPMNYKLRKEEITTLVEAPTPEEFRRIFNGTYYGKKYEQLTVASLEEFYNYILRSILEQEARKDPYSVAVIYSYLYHKEHEVNRLTIALECVRYGVDPEQSLRYIRNG from the coding sequence ATGGGCTCTGTCCTCTCATACAGCGGACTCTCCACCAAGATCCGCGCCATGCAGAGCAGGCTTGTGACAGATGAGCAGCTGGAAGAAATCGTTCAGCTTCCCAATGTCCCCCAGGTAACAGCCTACCTGAAACGGACTCCCGAATATCAGAATATCTGGTCCGGTCTCGATGAAAATGATCTTCACCGCGGACAGATAGAAAAACTCCTGAAGAAATCCATCTTCCTGAATTTTTCAAGGCTTTACCACTTTGCAAATCAGGAACAGCGAACGTTCCTGTCGCTTTACTCGAGGCGTTATGAGATCCGCGTCCTGAAAGAAATCATGACGAATCTCTTTGACCACCGGGACACCGATCCCGTGGATATTTCTCCCTACCGTGATTTTTTCAGACATCATTCCAAGCTGGACATTGACAGGCTTGCCGCCTGCACCAATATGGATGAATTCATTGCGGCGCTGAAGGGAAATGATTTTTTTATTCCGCTGTCTCAGGTCAATGAACGTGGAAATGCCACGCTTTTTGACTTCGGCATGGCACTTGACCTTTCGTATTTTTCACAGATCTGGAATGTGCGGAAGAAGCTTTTCAAAGGTAACGATCTGAAACAGATCACCAGGGCTTACGGTGAAAAATTCGATATGCTGAACCTGCAGTTCATCCAGCGCTCCAAACGCTGCTTTCAGATGGAACCAGCTGCTATTTACGCATTGCTGGTCCCCATGAACTACAAGCTCCGCAAAGAGGAGATCACCACCCTTGTGGAAGCCCCTACACCAGAAGAGTTCCGTCGTATCTTCAATGGGACTTATTATGGTAAAAAATACGAACAGCTGACCGTCGCCAGTCTGGAAGAATTTTATAACTATATTCTTCGCAGCATACTGGAACAGGAAGCACGCAAGGATCCCTATTCCGTAGCAGTCATCTATTCCTATTTATATCACAAAGAACATGAAGTCAACCGTCTGACCATTGCCCTTGAATGCGTGCGCTATGGCGTGGACCCAGAACAATCCCTGCGTTATATACGCAACGGTTAA
- a CDS encoding V-type ATP synthase subunit I codes for MIEKMNFLSITGPKADIDRVVNTYLCKYEIHLENALSELTTVESLTPFLDVNPYRDALNSINTIYEELKTPPSTSNRSPGIETALSTVKEIRSQADQLQKEQSELEEKCSSLEESLRIIRPFRNIDYDISSILHLKYIHFHFGRIEKQYYEKFKKYIYDNLNTIFLKCDEDDQYVWGVYFVPKHEAHKIDAAYSSMHFEKIFVPDNYTGTAQQAFSSVSKQYEDALKHLEAQKQKYQRFLTDQAEAIVTARNTLLQFSRNFDVRKAAACTGKHENFYILCGWMTEADTRAFQAEISSDEKIFCLVDGEDTNTPEHDQNHQPPTKLKNPKLFKPFEMYVKMYGLPAYGEMDPTWFVAITYSFIFGAMFGDAGQGLLLFIGGLLLYKLKHIDLAGIISCAGVFSTFFGLMFGSIFGFEDVIPALWLRPVNSMTTIPFIGKLNTVFIVAIGFGMGIILLCMVFNIINSFKMHDVEKTWFDTNAVAGLVFYGSAVLCIGLFVSGHAVPGGAVLAIMFVLPLLLIFFKEPLTNLVEKKAEVMPKEKGMFIVQGIFELFEVILSYFSNTLSFVRIGAFAVSHAAMMEVVLMLAGAENGSPNWIVIILGNLFVCAMEGLIVGIQVLRLEYYEMFSRFYKGSGRKFEPFCSKNK; via the coding sequence GTGATTGAAAAAATGAATTTTCTGAGCATCACCGGTCCCAAGGCAGATATCGACCGGGTTGTAAACACCTACCTGTGCAAGTACGAGATCCATCTGGAAAACGCTCTCTCAGAGCTGACCACAGTAGAAAGTCTGACGCCTTTCCTGGATGTCAACCCTTACAGAGATGCCTTAAATTCCATCAATACCATTTATGAGGAGCTAAAAACTCCTCCGTCCACTTCCAACAGAAGCCCGGGTATTGAAACAGCACTTTCCACAGTAAAGGAGATCCGCTCCCAGGCGGATCAGCTCCAGAAGGAACAGTCCGAACTGGAAGAAAAATGTTCCTCTCTGGAAGAGTCACTGCGGATCATACGTCCCTTCCGAAATATTGATTATGATATTTCATCCATACTTCATCTGAAGTATATCCATTTTCATTTCGGACGTATCGAGAAACAGTATTATGAGAAATTCAAGAAATATATTTACGACAATCTGAACACGATCTTCCTTAAATGCGACGAAGATGACCAATACGTCTGGGGCGTTTACTTCGTACCGAAGCATGAAGCGCACAAAATCGATGCCGCCTACTCTTCTATGCACTTTGAGAAAATCTTTGTGCCGGATAATTATACCGGAACTGCCCAGCAGGCGTTTTCAAGCGTAAGCAAACAATACGAGGATGCCCTGAAGCATCTGGAAGCACAGAAACAGAAATACCAGAGATTTCTTACGGATCAGGCAGAAGCCATCGTTACCGCCAGAAACACCCTTCTTCAGTTTTCCAGAAATTTCGATGTCCGTAAAGCGGCTGCCTGCACCGGAAAGCATGAAAATTTCTATATTCTCTGCGGCTGGATGACAGAAGCCGACACCAGAGCCTTTCAAGCCGAAATCTCATCCGACGAAAAAATCTTCTGCCTGGTAGACGGAGAAGATACCAATACGCCGGAGCACGACCAGAACCATCAGCCGCCGACCAAGCTGAAAAACCCGAAGCTTTTCAAGCCCTTTGAAATGTATGTAAAAATGTACGGACTTCCCGCCTATGGCGAGATGGACCCCACCTGGTTTGTTGCCATCACCTACTCCTTTATTTTCGGAGCCATGTTCGGTGATGCAGGACAGGGACTCCTGCTTTTTATCGGAGGATTGCTCCTGTACAAACTAAAGCATATCGATCTTGCCGGAATCATCAGCTGCGCCGGAGTCTTTTCCACATTTTTCGGTCTGATGTTCGGAAGTATCTTTGGATTTGAGGATGTCATACCTGCTCTGTGGCTGCGGCCTGTGAACAGTATGACGACCATACCTTTTATCGGAAAACTGAATACCGTATTTATCGTTGCCATCGGCTTCGGCATGGGAATCATCCTCCTGTGTATGGTTTTCAACATCATCAATTCCTTTAAGATGCATGACGTTGAAAAAACCTGGTTTGACACCAACGCTGTGGCAGGGCTTGTATTTTATGGCTCCGCAGTTCTCTGCATCGGACTTTTTGTATCCGGGCATGCTGTTCCGGGTGGTGCAGTCCTTGCCATTATGTTTGTTTTACCGCTGCTTCTTATTTTCTTCAAGGAGCCTCTTACAAACCTGGTAGAAAAAAAAGCCGAGGTTATGCCAAAAGAAAAAGGCATGTTTATCGTACAGGGTATCTTTGAACTGTTCGAGGTTATCCTGAGCTACTTTTCCAATACACTCTCCTTCGTGCGTATCGGTGCTTTTGCAGTCAGCCACGCAGCTATGATGGAGGTTGTACTTATGCTTGCAGGCGCAGAGAACGGCAGTCCGAACTGGATCGTCATCATTCTCGGAAACCTGTTTGTATGCGCTATGGAGGGCCTGATCGTAGGTATCCAGGTACTCCGTCTGGAATATTACGAAATGTTCAGCCGTTTTTACAAGGGCAGCGGACGGAAATTCGAGCCGTTCTGCTCCAAGAACAAATAA
- a CDS encoding V-type ATP synthase subunit F has protein sequence MKMYLISDNIDTLTGMRLAGVEGVIVHEHDELKEALERTIADKEIGIILLTEKFGREFPEIIDDVKLHHKTPLIIEIPDRHGTGRRPDFITSYVNEAIGLKL, from the coding sequence ATGAAAATGTATCTGATCAGTGACAATATTGATACTCTGACAGGAATGAGACTGGCCGGTGTAGAGGGTGTGATCGTTCATGAACACGACGAGCTGAAGGAAGCTCTGGAGCGCACCATCGCAGACAAAGAGATCGGAATCATACTCCTGACCGAAAAATTCGGCCGGGAGTTTCCTGAGATCATCGATGATGTCAAGCTTCATCACAAAACACCTCTCATCATTGAGATTCCTGACAGACATGGTACCGGCCGCAGGCCTGATTTCATTACATCTTATGTAAACGAGGCTATCGGATTAAAATTATAG
- a CDS encoding V-type ATP synthase subunit E: MTIEEKLKHFYDTSVDEARRQAEKDVREHKEALDAALEEHKKMSLGNAASSRKAEIANAKREINKALSAEQLHIRRNWTARQSRLKEKLFADVRVQILKFMESPRYEEYLCTKIEEAVCFAEHDEIQIYLSKEDEPRLKSLTVKTGFPLKLSDESFIGGIKAIIPEKNILIDNSFEEGYQAAYREFKFDGGPAHE, from the coding sequence ATGACAATTGAAGAGAAGCTTAAACACTTCTATGACACCTCAGTGGACGAAGCACGCCGTCAGGCGGAAAAAGATGTCCGGGAACACAAGGAAGCCCTGGATGCCGCACTGGAGGAACATAAAAAAATGTCTCTGGGAAATGCTGCCAGTTCCCGCAAAGCCGAGATTGCAAACGCAAAGCGCGAGATCAACAAGGCACTTTCCGCAGAGCAGCTTCACATCCGGCGAAACTGGACTGCCAGGCAGAGCCGCTTAAAAGAAAAACTTTTTGCAGATGTTCGGGTACAGATCCTGAAATTCATGGAATCTCCCCGCTATGAAGAATATCTTTGTACAAAGATCGAGGAAGCTGTCTGCTTCGCGGAACACGATGAGATCCAGATCTATCTTTCAAAAGAAGATGAACCCCGTCTGAAGTCTCTCACTGTAAAGACCGGTTTCCCGCTGAAGCTTTCCGATGAATCCTTTATCGGCGGGATCAAGGCGATAATCCCTGAAAAAAATATCCTCATCGACAATTCCTTTGAGGAAGGCTATCAGGCAGCTTACAGAGAATTCAAATTTGACGGAGGTCCAGCACATGAGTAA